A window of the bacterium genome harbors these coding sequences:
- a CDS encoding MBL fold metallo-hydrolase: IPHHGSRNAYYSEFITEVNPEIGIIQVGRDNRFNLPNKEVIADYEKIGTKIYQTDIHGAVTVKTDGEKIWVKTIYFQ; encoded by the coding sequence ATACCTCATCATGGAAGCAGAAATGCTTATTACTCAGAATTTATCACGGAAGTCAATCCAGAAATAGGCATAATACAGGTAGGTAGAGATAATAGATTTAATCTTCCCAATAAAGAAGTTATAGCGGATTATGAAAAAATAGGAACTAAAATTTATCAAACAGATATTCATGGGGCAGTAACTGTTAAGACCGATGGGGAAAAAATTTGGGTAAAAACAATATATTTCCAGTAA
- the alaS gene encoding alanine--tRNA ligase, translated as MTGTEIRTKFLDYFSALDHTIKPGASLVPTDPTVLFTIAGMVPFKPLFLGEIDPLPFTRAATSQRCLRTNDLENVGKTARHHTFFEMLGNFSFGDYFKQEAIVWAWEFLTEELGLPEDKMWISIYKDDDEANQIWRKIVPEGKIVKLGEESNFWKMGETGPCGPCSEILFDQGEEIGCGKETCKVGCHCDRYLELWNLVFTQFDRAQNGTLHPLPKKNIDTGMGLERLTAVVQGVKTNFDTDLLKPIINYVANLTKIEYGRDLSKDVALRVIADHLRGITYLINDGIIPSNESRGYVLRALIRRALCQGRKLNLHESFLFQIVPAVVNIFNHDQTLLHERDHISRIIKLEEDRFINTLERGLTILEEMINEYKNKSQEVLSGSDVFKLYDTYGFPVDLTQEIIYESGLKLDIDGFNARMEEQRKRARMAGQFVFIEEEKETKITDQTKFVGYELNEIKVKVVRILKDKKLVEMATSGDEIEIVLDVSPFYAESGGQIGDTGILINDAVKILITDAKWSDKAILHFGKVLKGEIKVNDEVLVGIDLSRRLSISRNHTATHLLQAALRQVLGTHVKQSGSFVGPDYLRFDFTHLEAMKEREINRVEAIVNEKIRENLQVTIFETTLDEATKLGAMALFEEEYGERVRAVKIGDFSLELCGGTHLNATGQIGFFKLRHETGIAAGIRRIEAITGESAEKYIYQLEKTISQLADLLKTSPQQLVQRIEKLVQEIKEKEKESLHLKTKLVADATTDLVKEAFVVNGIKVLAKELAAMDAASLRTSADLIIEVLKSGVVVLVSCADNKVLWVVKVSQDLTTKIHAGKLINELAKITGGGGGGRPDFAQAGGKFPEKVNAAMNKLQEIITTSR; from the coding sequence ATGACTGGAACAGAAATTCGCACAAAATTCTTAGATTATTTTAGCGCACTTGACCATACGATTAAACCAGGTGCCTCGCTGGTGCCGACTGACCCAACGGTTTTATTTACAATTGCCGGGATGGTACCGTTTAAACCACTATTTTTAGGTGAAATAGACCCATTGCCTTTTACCCGCGCCGCTACTTCTCAACGATGCCTTAGAACCAATGACCTTGAAAATGTCGGCAAAACCGCAAGACATCATACCTTCTTTGAAATGCTGGGAAATTTCTCTTTTGGCGATTATTTTAAACAAGAGGCAATTGTCTGGGCATGGGAATTTCTGACTGAAGAACTCGGCTTACCAGAAGATAAAATGTGGATTTCTATCTACAAAGATGATGATGAAGCAAACCAGATATGGAGAAAAATTGTTCCAGAAGGGAAAATTGTAAAGTTAGGGGAAGAAAGTAACTTCTGGAAGATGGGAGAGACAGGTCCGTGTGGGCCCTGTTCAGAGATATTATTTGACCAGGGAGAAGAAATAGGTTGTGGTAAGGAAACATGCAAAGTTGGATGTCATTGTGACCGCTATTTAGAACTATGGAATTTAGTCTTTACTCAGTTTGATAGAGCTCAAAATGGGACACTGCACCCATTACCAAAAAAGAATATCGATACCGGGATGGGATTGGAGAGATTAACGGCAGTTGTACAAGGGGTTAAGACTAATTTTGATACAGATTTGCTTAAGCCAATCATTAATTATGTTGCCAATCTGACTAAAATTGAATATGGTAGAGATTTGAGCAAGGATGTTGCCTTACGGGTTATCGCCGACCATTTGCGAGGAATTACCTATTTAATCAATGATGGAATTATCCCGTCCAATGAATCACGCGGCTATGTTTTACGCGCCTTGATTAGACGAGCACTATGTCAGGGGAGGAAATTAAACCTCCATGAATCCTTTCTTTTTCAAATCGTGCCCGCGGTAGTCAATATCTTTAATCACGACCAGACCTTACTTCACGAAAGAGACCATATCAGCCGAATTATCAAACTTGAGGAAGATAGATTTATAAATACTCTGGAACGAGGTTTGACCATTTTAGAGGAAATGATTAACGAGTATAAAAACAAGTCTCAAGAAGTCCTTTCAGGCAGTGATGTTTTCAAACTTTATGATACTTATGGGTTTCCAGTTGACCTGACACAAGAGATAATATATGAATCTGGACTAAAATTGGATATTGACGGATTTAATGCCCGGATGGAAGAACAACGCAAAAGGGCAAGAATGGCAGGGCAATTTGTCTTTATCGAAGAAGAAAAAGAGACAAAAATAACTGACCAGACAAAATTCGTTGGATATGAATTAAATGAAATCAAGGTAAAGGTAGTCAGAATCCTCAAGGATAAAAAGTTGGTAGAAATGGCAACATCAGGTGATGAAATCGAGATTGTGCTTGATGTCAGCCCTTTCTATGCCGAATCAGGTGGGCAAATTGGCGATACTGGAATATTAATCAATGATGCGGTCAAGATATTAATTACCGATGCAAAATGGTCAGATAAGGCAATTCTACATTTTGGGAAAGTCCTAAAAGGTGAGATTAAAGTAAACGATGAGGTTTTGGTAGGTATTGATTTATCTCGGCGGTTGTCAATTAGCCGCAACCATACCGCCACACACCTTCTTCAAGCCGCATTACGCCAGGTGTTGGGAACTCATGTTAAACAATCAGGTTCTTTTGTTGGGCCGGATTATCTTAGATTTGACTTTACCCATCTTGAGGCAATGAAGGAGCGAGAGATAAACCGTGTAGAGGCAATCGTAAATGAAAAGATTCGAGAAAATTTACAGGTAACGATATTTGAAACAACACTTGATGAGGCAACGAAATTAGGGGCAATGGCATTATTTGAGGAAGAATATGGCGAGCGGGTTCGTGCAGTAAAGATAGGTGATTTTAGCTTAGAACTTTGTGGTGGGACTCATCTAAATGCCACCGGCCAAATCGGCTTTTTTAAATTGCGGCATGAAACAGGCATTGCCGCCGGCATAAGAAGAATTGAGGCAATAACCGGGGAATCTGCTGAAAAATATATCTATCAACTTGAAAAAACTATTAGTCAATTGGCGGATTTGCTCAAAACCTCACCACAACAGTTAGTTCAAAGGATAGAAAAATTAGTTCAAGAGATAAAAGAAAAAGAAAAAGAGAGTTTACATCTTAAAACAAAATTAGTCGCAGATGCCACAACTGACCTGGTAAAAGAGGCTTTTGTCGTAAATGGGATAAAGGTACTGGCGAAAGAATTAGCGGCGATGGATGCGGCTTCATTACGCACCTCAGCTGACCTCATTATCGAGGTATTAAAATCAGGTGTGGTTGTTCTGGTTTCTTGTGCGGACAATAAAGTGCTATGGGTAGTCAAAGTGAGTCAGGATTTAACTACTAAAATCCATGCCGGGAAATTAATCAACGAACTGGCAAAAATCACTGGTGGAGGTGGTGGCGGCAGACCAGATTTCGCTCAAGCCGGCGGTAAATTCCCGGAGAAGGTAAATGCCGCAATGAATAAATTACAAGAAATAATCACAACCAGTAGATAA